In Pseudomonadota bacterium, a genomic segment contains:
- a CDS encoding cytochrome c-type biogenesis protein produces MSLRHHPLGLVAALTIVLVCAPSHAIDSETLDDPVLQTRYVAISKELRCLVCQNQSIQDSNADLAKDLRRQVRGMLLAGRSDTEIYAYMTERYGDYVRYRPPWRINTLLLQLFPFIVGLLGVTLLWGTLKKHRSRQSVSTPDEAERDLSLPEDQP; encoded by the coding sequence CTTCGACACCACCCGCTTGGACTCGTCGCGGCACTGACCATCGTCCTTGTTTGTGCGCCCTCGCATGCAATTGATTCCGAAACGCTCGACGATCCCGTATTGCAGACGCGCTACGTGGCGATCAGTAAAGAACTGCGCTGTTTGGTGTGTCAGAACCAATCGATCCAAGATTCCAATGCCGATTTGGCCAAAGATCTGCGACGACAGGTGCGAGGGATGCTATTGGCGGGGCGCTCGGATACCGAGATTTACGCGTATATGACGGAGCGCTACGGAGACTATGTCCGCTATCGGCCACCTTGGCGCATCAATACGCTGCTGCTACAACTGTTTCCGTTCATCGTTGGATTACTCGGTGTTACCTTGCTTTGGGGTACGCTAAAGAAACACCGTTCTCGTCAGAGTGTGTCGACACCCGACGAAGCTGAGCGCGATCTGTCGCTGCCCGAGGATCAGCCGTAG